In one Nicotiana sylvestris chromosome 8, ASM39365v2, whole genome shotgun sequence genomic region, the following are encoded:
- the LOC104245934 gene encoding septum-promoting GTP-binding protein 1-like isoform X2 yields the protein MCHHQLCRKVVQVNTIKWKIVEKVSIFRKFLRFIWERIMVCSTGNSVRYRRLSSKFSEELLAVESSNETLISGYDSDSDLVALKISILGDCQIGKTSFVIKYVGDEQEKRCLEMKGLNLMDKTLIVRGARISFRIWDVGGNHNSYDQIPIACKNSVAILFMFDLTSRSTLNNVIDWYSEARKWNQTAIPILIGTKFDDFVQLPLDIQWSVVTQARAYAKAMKASLFFSSATHNINVNKIFKFIMAKLFNLPWTVQRNLTIGEPIIDF from the exons ATGTGTCATCATCAGCTTTGCCGGAAAGTTGTTCAAGTTAACACTATAAAGTGGAAAATAGTTGAAAAAGTTTCTATTTTTAGAAAGTTTTTAAGGTTCATTTGGGAAAGAATTATGGTTTGTTCAACTGGAAATTCAGTAAGGTACAGAAGATTGTCTTCAAAATTTTCTGAGGAATTATTAGCTGTGGAGTCATCAAATGAAACATTAATTAGTGGATATGATAGTGATTCAGATTTAGTTGCATTGAAGATTAGTATTTTGGGTGATTGCCAGATTGGGAAAACAAGTTTTGTG atAAAGTATGTGGGAGATGAACAAGAAAAGAGGTGTTTGGAGATGAAGGGATTGAATTTAATGGATAAAACATTAATTGTACGTGGTgcaagaatttcttttagaatatggGATGTAGGAG GTAACCATAATTCATATGATCAAATTCCAATTGCTTGTAAAAATTCAGTTGCAATTCTCTTCATGTTTGATCTCACTAGTAGAAGTACTTTAAACAA TGTCATAGATTGGTACAGTGAAGCAAGAAAGTGGAATCAG ACTGCTATTCCAATACTAATTGGGACCAAGTTTGATGATTTTGTCCAGCTTCCACTAGATATTCAATGGTCTGTTGTCACGCAG GCAAGGGCATATGCAAAAGCAATGAAAGCAAGTCTCTTCTTCTCAAGTGCAACTCATAATATCAATGTGAATAAGATCTTCAAATTCATTATGGCCAAGCTCTTTAACTTGCCTTGGACTGTCCAAAGAAATCTTACCATTGGTGAGCCCATTATTGACTTCTAG
- the LOC104245935 gene encoding FHA domain-containing protein DDL, which translates to MGRSDSRSPARGRGSPRKRSPSRRDSSPARKRSSHAAKSAGAEKPSSRNRSPRCPRSRSPVPLSPERERPSSRNRSPKRRKSISPASHSPIREKPSSRTKSPKRAKSRSPDSRLLQVEKSSGRARSPRRAKLQSPESRSRSPSPRTKRLRRAERGTEEKSREREPEKNHGRASDKAAHNEKGSDRMVPESRAPSPRTKRLRRVERETEEKSRERDEKNHGRPSDRATHREKDSERIVPESRSPSPRTKRLRRAERETEEKSREREPEKNHGRASDRATHRERDSDRMVQNERREKRSGKDALENGSSKSRNDRSASPSERQHRSRHRSRSPAAADSRAHDEVTNSRRGEHRNGDDDSLSKMQAAEEALESKNKDKPSFELSGKLAAETNRVRGITLLFNEPPDARKPDIRWRLYVFKGGEVLNEPLYVHRQSCYLFGRERRVADIPTDHPSCSKQHAVLQYRQVEKDNPDGTSSKQVRPYVMDLGSTNGTFINENRIEPQRYYELLEKDTLKFGNSSREYVLLHENSA; encoded by the exons ATGGGGCGCAGTGACTCTAGATCACCTGCTAGGGGTCGTGGATCTCCTCGTAAGAGGAGCCCTTCACGCAGGGATAGCTCACCTGCTCGGAAAAGGAGTTCGCATGCTGCAAAATCAGCTGGAGCAGAGAAGCCTTCTAGCCGTAATAGGTCCCCGAGATGTCCAAGGTCAAGATCTCCTGTTCCTCTTTCACCTGAAAGGGAGAGGCCTTCTAGTCGCAATAGATCCCCAAAACGCAGAAAATCAATCTCCCCTGCATCTCACTCCCCAATCAGAGAGAAACCCTCAAGTCGCACAAAGTCTCCCAAACGAGCTAAGTCAAGGTCTCCTGATTCGAGGTTATTACAGGTTGAGAAGTCTTCAGGCCGAGCCAGGTCTCCTAGACGTGCCAAGTTGCAGTCTCCTGAATCTCGCTCACGCTCACCCTCACCGCGAACAAAAAGGCTAAGGAGAGCAGAACGAGGGACTGAAGAAAAATCGAGGGAGCGGGAGCCTGAGAAAAATCATGGTAGAGCTAGCGATAAAGCTGCACATAATGAAAAGGGTTCCGACAGAATGGTGCCTGAATCTCGCGCGCCCTCACCACGAACAAAAAGACTAAGGAGAGTAGAACGAGAGACTGAAGAAAAGTCGAGGGAGCGGGATGAGAAAAATCATGGTAGACCTAGTGATAGGGCTACACATAGGGAGAAGGATTCTGAAAGAATAGTCCCTGAATCCCGCTCACCCTCACCACGAACAAAAAGGCTAAGGAGAGCAGAACGAGAAACTGAAGAAAAGTCAAGGGAGCGGGAGCCTGAGAAAAATCATGGTAGAGCTAGTGATAGGGCTACACACAGGGAAAGGGACTCTGACAGAATGGTGCAAAATGAAAGGAGAGAGAAAAGATCAGGAAAGGATGCACTGGAGAATGGATCTTCTAAGTCAAGAAATGATCGGTCAGCTTCACCTTCAGAACGTCAGCATAGGAGTCGACACAGATCGAGATCACCTGCAGCAGCAGATAGTAGAGCACACGATGAG GTGACAAACTCAAGGAGAGGTGAACACAG GAATGGTGATGATGACTCCTTATCTAAAATGCAGGCGGCCGAGGAGGCTTTGGAGTCTAAAAATAAA GACAAGCCTTCGTTTGAGCTCTCTGGAAAGCTTGCAGCAGAAACTAATCGAGTAAGAG GTATAACGCTTCTCTTTAATGAGCCACCAGATGCTAGAAAACCGGACATAAGATGGCGCTTGTATGTTTTTAAGGGTGGTGAAGTCCTCAATG AGCCTCTGTATGTTCATCGCCAAAGTTGTTATCTTTTTGGGAGAGAACGGAGGGTTGCAGACATTCCTACGGATCACCCATCTTGCAGCAAGCAACATGCTGTCCTCCAGTACAG GCAAGTTGAGAAGGACAATCCTGATGGTACTTCATCGAAGCAAGTAAG GCCGTACGTAATGGATCTTGGAAGCACTAATGGCACTTTCATTAAT GAAAATCGGATTGAGCCCCAGAGATACTATGAGCTATTAGAAAAGGATACACTTAAGTTTGGTAATAGTAG CCGAGAATATGTGCTGCTTCACGAGAATTCAGCATGA
- the LOC104245937 gene encoding uncharacterized protein, translating into MAQTLEAIKIGGGSVKVGTTGKVSALMSRELDSKKPDSQTPTSSKNKSPSVCGFIPGSATSPKRMKPRTSSDEASSSGTSKHNSSKSPEFVRKTKHYSRKTHQVPILVSENTSVDGTPISQKTDRKGPYMVEIVDIKCRSMDRTWTNPIKNSLKKLGFTKLSENAV; encoded by the coding sequence ATGGCTCAAACATTAGAAGCCATCAAGATCGGCGGAGGTTCTGTTAAAGTGGGAACTACTGGTAAAGTTAGCGCCTTGATGTCAAGAGAATTAGATTCCAAGAAACCTGATTCTCAGACGCCAACGTCATCCAAGAATAAGTCTCCTAGTGTTTGTGGTTTCATTCCTGGTAGCGCGACCAGTCCAAAGAGAATGAAGCCAAGAACATCAAGCGACGAAGCAAGCAGCAGCGGGACATCAAAGCATAATAGTAGTAAAAGCCCTGAATTTGTCAGGAAGACGAAACACTACAGTAGAAAAACACATCAAGTTCCAATACTAGTATCCGAAAATACTTCAGTTGATGGAACTCCTATTAGCCAGAAAACCGACAGAAAGGGACCTTACATGGTAGAAATTGTGGACATAAAATGCAGAAGTATGGACAGAACTTGGACAAATCCTATAAAAAATAGCCTGAAGAAGCTTGGTTTCACAAAACTATCTGAGAACGCGGTCTAA
- the LOC104245934 gene encoding septum-promoting GTP-binding protein 1-like isoform X4 produces the protein MCHHQLCRKVVQVNTIKWKIVEKVSIFRKFLRFIWERIMVCSTGNSVRYRRLSSKFSEELLAVESSNETLISGYDSDSDLVALKISILGDCQIGKTSFVIKYVGDEQEKRCLEMKGLNLMDKTLIVRGARISFRIWDVGGNHNSYDQIPIACKNSVAILFMFDLTSRSTLNNVIDWYSEARKWNQTAIPILIGTKFDDFVQLPLDIQWSVVTQAAWFTKLLLCSGEGSDHKGLLYAALSYIFARGCFYGLNP, from the exons ATGTGTCATCATCAGCTTTGCCGGAAAGTTGTTCAAGTTAACACTATAAAGTGGAAAATAGTTGAAAAAGTTTCTATTTTTAGAAAGTTTTTAAGGTTCATTTGGGAAAGAATTATGGTTTGTTCAACTGGAAATTCAGTAAGGTACAGAAGATTGTCTTCAAAATTTTCTGAGGAATTATTAGCTGTGGAGTCATCAAATGAAACATTAATTAGTGGATATGATAGTGATTCAGATTTAGTTGCATTGAAGATTAGTATTTTGGGTGATTGCCAGATTGGGAAAACAAGTTTTGTG atAAAGTATGTGGGAGATGAACAAGAAAAGAGGTGTTTGGAGATGAAGGGATTGAATTTAATGGATAAAACATTAATTGTACGTGGTgcaagaatttcttttagaatatggGATGTAGGAG GTAACCATAATTCATATGATCAAATTCCAATTGCTTGTAAAAATTCAGTTGCAATTCTCTTCATGTTTGATCTCACTAGTAGAAGTACTTTAAACAA TGTCATAGATTGGTACAGTGAAGCAAGAAAGTGGAATCAG ACTGCTATTCCAATACTAATTGGGACCAAGTTTGATGATTTTGTCCAGCTTCCACTAGATATTCAATGGTCTGTTGTCACGCAG GCAGCCTGGTTCACTAAGCTTCTGTTATGCTCCGGGGAAGgatcggaccacaagggtctattgtatgcagccttatcctacatttttgcaagaggctgttttTACGGCTTGAACCCGTGA
- the LOC104245934 gene encoding septum-promoting GTP-binding protein 1-like isoform X1, with the protein MCHHQLCRKVVQVNTIKWKIVEKVSIFRKFLRFIWERIMVCSTGNSVRYRRLSSKFSEELLAVESSNETLISGYDSDSDLVALKISILGDCQIGKTSFVIKYVGDEQEKRCLEMKGLNLMDKTLIVRGARISFRIWDVGGNHNSYDQIPIACKNSVAILFMFDLTSRSTLNNVIDWYSEARKWNQTAIPILIGTKFDDFVQLPLDIQWSVVTQARAYAKAMKASLFFSSATHNINVNKIFKFIMAKLFNLPWTVQRNLTIATLRFLPIKNLHLHSYSSPSNGTASLVESVLPPTWDFSP; encoded by the exons ATGTGTCATCATCAGCTTTGCCGGAAAGTTGTTCAAGTTAACACTATAAAGTGGAAAATAGTTGAAAAAGTTTCTATTTTTAGAAAGTTTTTAAGGTTCATTTGGGAAAGAATTATGGTTTGTTCAACTGGAAATTCAGTAAGGTACAGAAGATTGTCTTCAAAATTTTCTGAGGAATTATTAGCTGTGGAGTCATCAAATGAAACATTAATTAGTGGATATGATAGTGATTCAGATTTAGTTGCATTGAAGATTAGTATTTTGGGTGATTGCCAGATTGGGAAAACAAGTTTTGTG atAAAGTATGTGGGAGATGAACAAGAAAAGAGGTGTTTGGAGATGAAGGGATTGAATTTAATGGATAAAACATTAATTGTACGTGGTgcaagaatttcttttagaatatggGATGTAGGAG GTAACCATAATTCATATGATCAAATTCCAATTGCTTGTAAAAATTCAGTTGCAATTCTCTTCATGTTTGATCTCACTAGTAGAAGTACTTTAAACAA TGTCATAGATTGGTACAGTGAAGCAAGAAAGTGGAATCAG ACTGCTATTCCAATACTAATTGGGACCAAGTTTGATGATTTTGTCCAGCTTCCACTAGATATTCAATGGTCTGTTGTCACGCAG GCAAGGGCATATGCAAAAGCAATGAAAGCAAGTCTCTTCTTCTCAAGTGCAACTCATAATATCAATGTGAATAAGATCTTCAAATTCATTATGGCCAAGCTCTTTAACTTGCCTTGGACTGTCCAAAGAAATCTTACCATTG CAACATTGAGGTTTCTACCCATCAAGAACCTGCACCTACATTCTTATTCGAGCCCGAGCAATGGGACCGCCTCTTTGGTAGAAAGCGTTTTACCTCCAACGTGGGACTTCTCACCATAA
- the LOC104245934 gene encoding septum-promoting GTP-binding protein 1-like isoform X3, with product MCHHQLCRKVVQVNTIKWKIVEKVSIFRKFLRFIWERIMVCSTGNSVRYRRLSSKFSEELLAVESSNETLISGYDSDSDLVALKISILGDCQIGKTSFVIKYVGDEQEKRCLEMKGLNLMDKTLIVRGARISFRIWDVGGNHNSYDQIPIACKNSVAILFMFDLTSRSTLNNVIDWYSEARKWNQTAIPILIGTKFDDFVQLPLDIQWSVVTQARAYAKAMKASLFFSSATHNINVNKIFKFIMAKLFNLPWTVQRNLTIGG from the exons ATGTGTCATCATCAGCTTTGCCGGAAAGTTGTTCAAGTTAACACTATAAAGTGGAAAATAGTTGAAAAAGTTTCTATTTTTAGAAAGTTTTTAAGGTTCATTTGGGAAAGAATTATGGTTTGTTCAACTGGAAATTCAGTAAGGTACAGAAGATTGTCTTCAAAATTTTCTGAGGAATTATTAGCTGTGGAGTCATCAAATGAAACATTAATTAGTGGATATGATAGTGATTCAGATTTAGTTGCATTGAAGATTAGTATTTTGGGTGATTGCCAGATTGGGAAAACAAGTTTTGTG atAAAGTATGTGGGAGATGAACAAGAAAAGAGGTGTTTGGAGATGAAGGGATTGAATTTAATGGATAAAACATTAATTGTACGTGGTgcaagaatttcttttagaatatggGATGTAGGAG GTAACCATAATTCATATGATCAAATTCCAATTGCTTGTAAAAATTCAGTTGCAATTCTCTTCATGTTTGATCTCACTAGTAGAAGTACTTTAAACAA TGTCATAGATTGGTACAGTGAAGCAAGAAAGTGGAATCAG ACTGCTATTCCAATACTAATTGGGACCAAGTTTGATGATTTTGTCCAGCTTCCACTAGATATTCAATGGTCTGTTGTCACGCAG GCAAGGGCATATGCAAAAGCAATGAAAGCAAGTCTCTTCTTCTCAAGTGCAACTCATAATATCAATGTGAATAAGATCTTCAAATTCATTATGGCCAAGCTCTTTAACTTGCCTTGGACTGTCCAAAGAAATCTTACCATTG GTGGTTAA
- the LOC104245936 gene encoding protein LHCP TRANSLOCATION DEFECT: protein MASIPCTLQLKFSSSTPNFSSSSSTSCPPIRLNSCFVGVSKLKRIGWCSRPNGLGPSCGSRTTCWFNFRQNAETAGVYGSQSRDDFDRDDVEQYFNYMGMLAVEGTYDKMEALLSQNIHPVDILLLMAATEGDLPKIEELLRAGADYTVKDADGRTALDRAASDEIKDFILNFKVQKA, encoded by the exons ATGGCCTCAATTCCTTGTACTCTCCAACTAAAATTCTCCTCCTCAACTCCcaatttttcatcttcttcttctacttcATGTCCACCAATTAGATTGAATTCTTGCTTTGTGGGTGTTTCAAAACTGAAAAGAATAGGATGGTGTAGCAGACCAAATGGACTTGGACCAAGTTGTGGTTCAAGAACTACTTGCTGGTTTAACTTCCGTCAAAATGCTGAAACTGCTGGCGTTTATGGTAGTCAATCTCGTGACGACTTTGACCGCGACGATGTTGAGCAG TACTTCAACTATATGGGCATGCTTGCAGTTGAGGGTACTTATGATAAGATGGAGGCTCTTTTGAGCCAAAACATACACCCGGTCGATATTTTACTGCTCATGGCTGCCACTGAAGGCGActtgccaaaaattgaagagctaCTGAGAGCCGGAGCAGATTACACAGTCAAGGATGCAGACGGACGTACTGCCCTTGATAGGGCTGCTAGCGATGAAATCAAGGACTTTATCCTTAACTTTAAGGTCCAGAAGGCGTGA